From a single Leishmania panamensis strain MHOM/PA/94/PSC-1 chromosome 2 sequence genomic region:
- a CDS encoding protein kinase, putative (TriTrypDB/GeneDB-style sysID: LpmP.02.0450), protein MRTSGDSGRRESPIIDETNTHPTVACVEATPTLGQTSYAPGMNQVPGVGETGKGPSSIHRKSHGGVAGSMMTVRSRIATSQNNHLSEGMGPQLDAEGPDCEDCEKLGGDGETQHSYSLTSRSCRRSDISIDAFPPHRELSGHGGAKGEQVQIDPENIEKSASTPDQAGVDSTRVSIDSYNHNASVSTGVAFLTKAEPVVVSTVYNERGAGSRKSSGEAEKSMQSLHQQLCHFSAGKNALRRRSRDTSPTALIASPTVPVVRVEAEFPESGWGGGSGSGDVAEVKVSNSLSAAVACAGRLLDTNLAPSDGVTTNTRESASRSRRSAQFLSEMLGTSEKALGGFSTRREGGSGNMDSAAAVSNPLHHHNNTSRRSDTRSTSDTHYAYGNGVTGTQSSGARRELPARSVENLAGGSRGQYHTDGLADWRSFGSYRGELEWLCVPSLFYLFANIIKWNELRLQRQSSRASLEENRARLSDASFSLVSNWTPNREQELYMLEDRISFSVFELKGVYLNPLLVRWSKPKLRSLVADVALTWEKEGPYSAAFDRASSRLFDAISTEQACQLRSTCLFLVRQWLGSAQHRGAVTCVLIGLLIVSILCIIFLAVFGRPQVIVCIALSAMLSVAVALMYAVAVFVLHHNTYADAAAKYFREEVVCAAQKKMEEEEREEEEEESGSGCGHGGAAKTPRDAAGTSGRGYTAGNDGMDANDEYMEDETSLVVRNLRALTEGSTYPVANAPPYYRLSDRPHSGKHGSDGGGDALEDDMTLGDENYAFLTTRSLQAGGTAKQQFEGYREKTPLLGCMAFEQHQAHMGQHASHRAQACMSTTQVLRPTEQAMASSTSGATGAQARKKTADSWGNDSQGELTRGGRDDEKGVMQRQPPLLKLSELPENFKVTALLFCGNVGVLSQVAPSLWERNFVLARVSSFQTLDSTFKHDSERFKVILIHAPDVPEGSAALETALSWLQVEKRPVFFFSCSPTAYPVSVPFSSRLLVPFSTTVLNALFQAGIGVESELSCLSFPVPQQEQERQGRQSPSQPFQVPPYTLGRRLGGGAFGNVFEAEMEHTGAKCAVKRMYLKEESNEDEEQQVQPGYSRVAGACVGSTGPLAAGATFAGSTGAAGVEEETGEGATAVGSQLRDIAQEVEIMSSLQHPNIVRYYYCERDDNCISIFMELCTGGSLSSLIHSGKLVSPPEIKHLLREIISAVSYLHNMRIVHRDLKPDNVLFRQGHVKITDFGTAVHKHGGGLRLIRGTFAYMAPEILVGDPYGRACDVWSIGCIAAEVLSVELPQHALGLPEMCEYYRAMGENSELAIECDVPGVRDFLLACLQRNPNERSTAARLFYHPILQARDTSIHDWMVEVVARRHRTQQQQQQQAFHRNGLGSRMGGRPGGSGGNHQASSNVPNNNEGMRCVSAGVDFDLHSGGGSAQSLDSSKLIEQQSSPDSKLTE, encoded by the coding sequence ATGCGAACTTCCGGGGACAGTGGACGTAGGGAAAGCCCAATAATAGATGAAACAAATACACACCCAACTGTGGCGTGCGTGGAGGCGACACCAACGCTGGGACAGACTTCCTATGCACCAGGAATGAATCAGGTACCTGGGGTCGGTGAGACAGGAAAAGGGCCTTCATCTATTCATCGAAAAAGTCACGGCGGGGTTGCAGGGAGTATGATGACTGTGCGTAGCAGAATCGCTACCTCGCAAAACAATCACTTATCCGAAGGAATGGGCCCTCAGCTTGACGCTGAGGGTCCTGACTGCGAGGACTGTGAAAAATtgggtggtgatggcgaaACTCAGCATAGTTACAGCTTGACTAGTCGCTCATGCAGGAGATCAGATATTAGCATTGATGCCTTCCCTCCACATCGTGAACTATCTGGGCATGGGGGTGCGAAAGGTGAACAGGTACAAATAGATCCTGAGAACATCGAAAAATCGGCGTCGACTCCTGATCAAGCCGGCGTTGATAGCACCCGTGTCTCTATTGATTCCTACAATCATAATGCATCGGTATCCACAGGAGTGGCCTTTTTGACAAAAGCTGAGCCAGTAGTAGTCTCAACAGTGTATAATGAGAGGGGTGCTGGGTCAAGAAAGAGCTCTGGTGAGGCGGAGAAGTCCATGCAGTCGTTgcaccagcagctctgccactTTTCCGCGGGGAAAAATGCACTGCGCCGCCGAAGCCGTGATACATCTCCGACAGCACTAATTGCTAGCCCTACGGTGCCTGTGGTCCGCGTTGAAGCAGAGTTTCCAGAAAGTGGCTGGGGAGGGGGATCAGGATCCGGAGACGTTGCGGAGGTAAAGGTTTCTAATAGtctctccgctgctgttgcttgcGCAGGCCGGTTGCTGGATACGAATCTCGCTCCCAGCGATGGTGTCACAACTAACACGCGTGAGAGTGCTAGTCGTAGTCGACGAAGTGCCCAGTTTTTGAGCGAGATGCTGGGGACAAGTGAAAAGGCTCTGGGGGGCTTCTCCACGAGACGTGAGGGTGGAAGTGGCAACATGgacagtgcagcagcagtttcAAATCCCCTTCATCATCATAACAACACAAGTCGGAGAAGTGACACTAGGTCCACTAGCGACACCCACTACGCGTATGGTAATGGAGTGACCGGAACACAAAGCAGTGGAGCACGAAGAGAATTGCCTGCGCGCAGTGTAGAGAATCTTGCCGGGGGAAGTAGGGGTCAGTACCATACAGACGGTCTTGCAGATTGGCGTTCATTTGGCAGTTATCGTGGTGAACTAGAGTGGCTCTGCGTACCTTCTTTGTTCTATCTTTTTGCCAACATCATCAAGTGGAATGagctgcgactgcagcgccaaTCGTCTCGAGCCTCTCTCGAGGAGAATCGCGCCCGGTTAAGTGATGCGTCGTTCTCCCTTGTCTCAAATTGGACTCCAAATCGCGAGCAAGAGCTCTATATGCTGGAGGATCGCATAAGTTTCTCCGTTTTCGAGTTGAAAGGAGTGTACTTGAACCCGCTCTTGGTGAGGTGGTCGAAGCCGAAGCTCCGCTCACTTGTTGCAGATGTTGCGTTAACCTGGGAAAAGGAAGGCCCTTACAGTGCCGCGTTCGACCGTGCTTCATCACGGCTTTTCGACGCCATCTCCACAGAACAGGCTTGCCAGCTTCGCAGCACCTGCTTGTTTTTGGTGCGACAGTGGCTGGGAAGCGCACAACACCGAGGCGCTGTCACGTGCGTCTTGATAGGTTTGCTCATTGTTTCGATTCTCTGCATTATTTTTCTTGCGGTGTTTGGCCGCCCACAAGTCATCGTCTGCATTGCGCTTTCGGCGATGCTCAGTGTAGCGGTGGCTTTGATGTACGCGGTTGCCGTGTTCGTATTGCATCACAACACGTATGCAGACGCGGCTGCAAAGTACTtccgcgaggaggtggtatgcgcagcgcagaaaaagatggaggaggaggaaagggaggaagaggaggaggaaagtgGAAGCGGCTGCGGCCACGGTGGTGCGGCGAAGACACCTCGGGACGCGGCAGGGACCAGTGGCAGGGGTTACACAGCAGGCAATGACGGCATGGATGCCAATGATGAGTACATGGAGGATGAAACCTCTCTGGTGGTGCGCAACCTGCGAGCCCTGACCGAAGGCAGTACCTACCCGGTTGCTAACGCACCACCCTACTACCGCCTGTCGGATCGGCCTCACAGTGGAAAGCATGGCAGTGACGGTGGAGGGGACGCGCTCGAAGATGATATGACGCTGGGGGATGAGAACTACGCCTTCCTGACCACCCGTTCTTTACAGGCTGGTGGCACAGCCAAGCAGCAGTTTGAGGGGTATCGTGAAAAAACGCCTCTGCTGGGTTGCATGGCCTTCGAGCAGCATCAGGCGCACATGGGTCAGCACGCGTCTCACAGGGCGCAGGCGTGCATGAGCACAacgcaggtgctgcggcctACGGAGCAAGCGatggccagcagcaccagtgggGCCACCGGAGCGcaggcgaggaagaagacTGCTGACAGCTGGGGAAACGACAGTCAAGGGGAGCTTACTCGAGGAGGGCGTGATGACGAAAAGGGTGTGATGCAGAGgcaaccgccgctgctgaaaCTCTCTGAGTTGCCTGAGAACTTCAAGGtaacggcgctgctgttttgCGGGAATGTGGGGGTGCTTTCGCAAGTGGCACCATCGCTGTGGGAACGCAATTTTGTGCTGGCGCGCGTCAGCAGCTTTCAAACGCTTGACAGCACGTTCAAGCACGACTCCGAGCGCTTCAAAGTAATACTAATCCATGCCCCAGATGTGCCAGAGGGTTCTGCAGCGTTGGAGACGGCGCTTTCGTGGCTACAAGTGGAGAAGCGGCccgtctttttcttctcctgcTCACCGACAGCGTACCCGGTCAGTGTGCCATTCTCCTCCCGCCTGCTGGTGCCGTTTTCCACCACTGTCCTCAACGCTCTCTTCCAGGCGGGCATCGGGGTGGAGTCGGAGCTCAGTTGTCTCTCGTTCCCGGTGCctcagcaggagcaggagcggcaaGGGCGGCAGTCCCCATCGCAGCCTTTTCAGGTTCCACCGTACACTCTCGGCCGCAGGCTCGGTGGAGGCGCATTTGGTAACGTGTTCGAGGCAGAGATGGAGCACACAGGAGCCAAGTGCGCAGTGAAGCGGATGTACTTGAAGGAGGAGTCGAACGAAgatgaggagcagcaggtgcagccaGGGTACAGCAGAGTCGCTGGGGCTTGTGTAGGCAGCACTGGGCCCCTTGCAGCAGGCGCAACCTTCGCGGGGTCTACCGGGGCGgcaggggtggaggaggagacgggtGAAGGAGCCACTGCGGTCGGCTCACAGCTGCGTGACATTGCCCAGGAGGTGGAGATTATGAGTTCACTGCAGCATCCCAACATTGTGCGATACTACTACTGCGAACGAGACGACAACTGCATCTCCATCTTCATGGAGCTCTGTACTGGCGGCTCGCTGAGCTCGTTGATTCACAGCGGAAAGCTGGTGAGCCCGCCCGAGATCAAACACCTACTGCGAGAGATCATCAGTGCCGTTTCCTATCTGCACAACATGCGGATCGTGCATCGGGACTTGAAGCCGGACAACGTCCTCTTTCGCCAGGGGCACGTTAAGATTACGGACTTTGGCACGGCGGTGCACAAACATGGTGGCGGCCTGCGACTTATCAGAGGCACGTTCGCGTACATGGCTCCTGAGATTTTGGTCGGGGATCCGTATGGGCGCGCCTGTGATGTGTGGTCTATcggctgcatcgctgccgagGTGCTGTCGGTGGAGTTACCGCAGCATGCGCTGGGGCTTCCAGAGATGTGTGAGTACTATCGCGCCATGGGCGAGAACAGTGAGCTGGCCATTGAATGCGACGTACCCGGCGTACGCGATTTCCTCCTCGCTTGTCTGCAGCGCAATCCCAACGAGCGTAGCACGGCAGCGAGGCTTTTCTACCACCCCATCCTGCAAGCCCGCGACACCTCCATTCATGACTGgatggtggaggtggtggcgcgtcgccatcgcacacagcagcagcagcagcagcaagcgtTTCACCGCAACGGACTTGGCAGCCGCATGGGTGGCAGGCCAGGCGGGTCTGGTGGTAATCACCAAGCCAGCTCCAATGTACCGAACAATAACGAGGGCATGAGGTGTGTAAGTGCCGGTGTCGACTTCGACTTGCACTCTGGCGGCGGAAGTGCCCAATCGCTCGACTCGTCAAAGCTGATAGAACAGCAATCGTCGCCTGACTCAAAACTTACCGAGTAG